A genomic stretch from Telopea speciosissima isolate NSW1024214 ecotype Mountain lineage chromosome 7, Tspe_v1, whole genome shotgun sequence includes:
- the LOC122666942 gene encoding uncharacterized protein At5g43822 isoform X4: protein METVVKKYQQKFRKIRDEINRWDELQSRLLSQFRNASAIIERLQVLQEPKNYGRLTCVNGIREAILGKQMESLQTILISMTKTCEEFHGIVVSLEKILRDGRQQVKGGSMSPGTNQMQLRIGIRPSLADCLEGLRLIHEMYHSDASDVGALHQLLVDQPNIPKEEVHF, encoded by the exons ATGGAGACGGTGGTGAAGAAATACCAGCAAAAGTTTAGGAAAATTAGGGACGAAATAAATCGATGGGATGAGCTTCAATCCCGTTTGCTCTCTCAGTTCAGAAACGCTTCTGCAATAATCGAGAGATTGCAG GTACTGCAGGAGCCCAAAAATTATGGCCGTTTGACATGTGTTAATGGCATCAGGGAGGCAATTTTGGGGAAGCAGATGGAATCTCTGCAAACCATTTTGATTTCTATGACGAAAACATG TGAAGAGTTCCATGGTATCGTTGTATCTCTTGAAAAGATTCTTCGAGATGGCAGACAACAGGTAAAAGGGGGTTCAATGTCACCTGGCACGAACCAAATGCAATTGCGAATTGGGATACGGCCAAGTCTAGCAGATTGTTTGGAGGGGCTTAGACTTATCCATGAGATGTACCACTCAGA TGCGAGTGATGTAGGGGCACTCCATCAACTGTTGGTTGATCAACCTAATATTCCCAAAGAGGAAG TCCATTTTTGA
- the LOC122666942 gene encoding uncharacterized protein At5g43822 isoform X1, with protein sequence METVVKKYQQKFRKIRDEINRWDELQSRLLSQFRNASAIIERLQVLQEPKNYGRLTCVNGIREAILGKQMESLQTILISMTKTCEEFHGIVVSLEKILRDGRQQVKGGSMSPGTNQMQLRIGIRPSLADCLEGLRLIHEMYHSEYQLKLSTVSALTLKLSASDVGALHQLLVDQPNIPKEEVKSIFDIILAEEIC encoded by the exons ATGGAGACGGTGGTGAAGAAATACCAGCAAAAGTTTAGGAAAATTAGGGACGAAATAAATCGATGGGATGAGCTTCAATCCCGTTTGCTCTCTCAGTTCAGAAACGCTTCTGCAATAATCGAGAGATTGCAG GTACTGCAGGAGCCCAAAAATTATGGCCGTTTGACATGTGTTAATGGCATCAGGGAGGCAATTTTGGGGAAGCAGATGGAATCTCTGCAAACCATTTTGATTTCTATGACGAAAACATG TGAAGAGTTCCATGGTATCGTTGTATCTCTTGAAAAGATTCTTCGAGATGGCAGACAACAGGTAAAAGGGGGTTCAATGTCACCTGGCACGAACCAAATGCAATTGCGAATTGGGATACGGCCAAGTCTAGCAGATTGTTTGGAGGGGCTTAGACTTATCCATGAGATGTACCACTCAGA GTATCAGCTCAAGTTATCAACAGTCTCAGCACTTACTTTGAAACTCAG TGCGAGTGATGTAGGGGCACTCCATCAACTGTTGGTTGATCAACCTAATATTCCCAAAGAGGAAG TGAAGTCCATTTTTGACATCATATTGGCTGAAGAAATCTGTTGA
- the LOC122666942 gene encoding uncharacterized protein At5g43822 isoform X5 gives METVVKKYQQKFRKIRDEINRWDELQSRLLSQFRNASAIIERLQVLQEPKNYGRLTCVNGIREAILGKQMESLQTILISMTKTCEEFHGIVVSLEKILRDGRQQVKGGSMSPGTNQMQLRIGIRPSLADCLEGLRLIHEMYHSEYQLKLSTVSALTLKLSEVHF, from the exons ATGGAGACGGTGGTGAAGAAATACCAGCAAAAGTTTAGGAAAATTAGGGACGAAATAAATCGATGGGATGAGCTTCAATCCCGTTTGCTCTCTCAGTTCAGAAACGCTTCTGCAATAATCGAGAGATTGCAG GTACTGCAGGAGCCCAAAAATTATGGCCGTTTGACATGTGTTAATGGCATCAGGGAGGCAATTTTGGGGAAGCAGATGGAATCTCTGCAAACCATTTTGATTTCTATGACGAAAACATG TGAAGAGTTCCATGGTATCGTTGTATCTCTTGAAAAGATTCTTCGAGATGGCAGACAACAGGTAAAAGGGGGTTCAATGTCACCTGGCACGAACCAAATGCAATTGCGAATTGGGATACGGCCAAGTCTAGCAGATTGTTTGGAGGGGCTTAGACTTATCCATGAGATGTACCACTCAGA GTATCAGCTCAAGTTATCAACAGTCTCAGCACTTACTTTGAAACTCAG TGAAGTCCATTTTTGA
- the LOC122666942 gene encoding uncharacterized protein At5g43822 isoform X2 yields the protein METVVKKYQQKFRKIRDEINRWDELQSRLLSQFRNASAIIERLQVLQEPKNYGRLTCVNGIREAILGKQMESLQTILISMTKTCEEFHGIVVSLEKILRDGRQQVKGGSMSPGTNQMQLRIGIRPSLADCLEGLRLIHEMYHSEYQLKLSTVSALTLKLSASDVGALHQLLVDQPNIPKEEVHF from the exons ATGGAGACGGTGGTGAAGAAATACCAGCAAAAGTTTAGGAAAATTAGGGACGAAATAAATCGATGGGATGAGCTTCAATCCCGTTTGCTCTCTCAGTTCAGAAACGCTTCTGCAATAATCGAGAGATTGCAG GTACTGCAGGAGCCCAAAAATTATGGCCGTTTGACATGTGTTAATGGCATCAGGGAGGCAATTTTGGGGAAGCAGATGGAATCTCTGCAAACCATTTTGATTTCTATGACGAAAACATG TGAAGAGTTCCATGGTATCGTTGTATCTCTTGAAAAGATTCTTCGAGATGGCAGACAACAGGTAAAAGGGGGTTCAATGTCACCTGGCACGAACCAAATGCAATTGCGAATTGGGATACGGCCAAGTCTAGCAGATTGTTTGGAGGGGCTTAGACTTATCCATGAGATGTACCACTCAGA GTATCAGCTCAAGTTATCAACAGTCTCAGCACTTACTTTGAAACTCAG TGCGAGTGATGTAGGGGCACTCCATCAACTGTTGGTTGATCAACCTAATATTCCCAAAGAGGAAG TCCATTTTTGA
- the LOC122666942 gene encoding uncharacterized protein At5g43822 isoform X3: protein METVVKKYQQKFRKIRDEINRWDELQSRLLSQFRNASAIIERLQVLQEPKNYGRLTCVNGIREAILGKQMESLQTILISMTKTCEEFHGIVVSLEKILRDGRQQVKGGSMSPGTNQMQLRIGIRPSLADCLEGLRLIHEMYHSDASDVGALHQLLVDQPNIPKEEVKSIFDIILAEEIC from the exons ATGGAGACGGTGGTGAAGAAATACCAGCAAAAGTTTAGGAAAATTAGGGACGAAATAAATCGATGGGATGAGCTTCAATCCCGTTTGCTCTCTCAGTTCAGAAACGCTTCTGCAATAATCGAGAGATTGCAG GTACTGCAGGAGCCCAAAAATTATGGCCGTTTGACATGTGTTAATGGCATCAGGGAGGCAATTTTGGGGAAGCAGATGGAATCTCTGCAAACCATTTTGATTTCTATGACGAAAACATG TGAAGAGTTCCATGGTATCGTTGTATCTCTTGAAAAGATTCTTCGAGATGGCAGACAACAGGTAAAAGGGGGTTCAATGTCACCTGGCACGAACCAAATGCAATTGCGAATTGGGATACGGCCAAGTCTAGCAGATTGTTTGGAGGGGCTTAGACTTATCCATGAGATGTACCACTCAGA TGCGAGTGATGTAGGGGCACTCCATCAACTGTTGGTTGATCAACCTAATATTCCCAAAGAGGAAG TGAAGTCCATTTTTGACATCATATTGGCTGAAGAAATCTGTTGA
- the LOC122669261 gene encoding filament-like plant protein, whose protein sequence is MDRRSWLWRRKASEKSPGETESSGSISSHSERFSDDQSQDTSRASPNHSTQSPEVTSKVSINGGDVNYNVKGLKEKLSAALLNISAKEDLVKQHAKVAEEAVSGWEKAENEVVAFKQQLEAASQKNSALKDRVGHLDGALKECVRQLRQAREEQEQKIHEAVVKQTAEWESAKFELESQLVELQIQVEAAKAGASEDPNLRLRLEAAEKENAALKQELLSRVEELEVTTLERDLSTQSAETASKQHLESIKKLAKLEAECRRLRATSRKASSVNDHKSAAASSIYVESLTDSQSDSGERLLAVEADNRKMSTSEPNECEPSCSDSWASALIAELDQFKNDKAIGRNLMSSSVEIDLMDDFLEMERLAALPETESTSHGLESGAISDRQLDGDSTLKAELEAMIQRTADLEEKLETMEAEKEELNVALAESQSRLEISQGQLREAEEKLVELQRRLDLAKELKQASEIEADVANAKREEVETQLVSVDAEVCTLRAKVDSLEAELEKEHALSSDLKAKCQKSEDELSRNRREAELRRTTSSNGNFKIKQEKELAVAAGKLAECQKTIASLGQQLKSLATLEDFLID, encoded by the exons ATGGACCGCCGGAGTTGGCTGTGGAGGCGAAAGGCTTCGGAGAAGAGTCCCGGTGAAACTGAAAGCTCAGGATCAATATCTTCTCATTCTGAAAGATTCTCTGATGATCAG AGCCAGGACACATCAAGGGCATCTCCAAATCATAGTACTCAATCACCGGAGGTCACATCCAAGGTCTCTATCAATGGTGGAGATGTTAATTATAATGTGAAGGGTTTGAAAGAGAAACTATCAGCTGCACTTTTGAACATCAGCGCCAAAGAGGACTTGGTGAAGCAGCATGCTAAAGTTGCCGAAGAGGCTGTTTCAG GCTGGGAAAAGGCAGAAAATGAAGTGGTAGCTTTTAAGCAACAACTAGAAGCTGCTTCACAGAAGAACTCAGCCCTTAAGGATCGGGTAGGCCATCTTGATGGTGCCCTCAAGGAGTGTGTCAGGCAGCTCCGTCAGGCCAGAGAAGAACAAGAGCAGAAGATCCATGAAGCTGTTGTCAAGCAAACCGCTGAATGGGAGTCTGCAAAGTTTGAGCTTGAGAGCCAGCTTGTTGAGCTCCAGATCCAAGTTGAAGCTGCAAAAGCGGGAGCTTCCGAAGATCCTAACCTCCGCCTGAGGCTTGAGGctgcagaaaaagaaaatgctGCCCTCAAGCAGGAGCTTCTTTCTCGAGTTGAGGAGCTAGAAGTTACGACTCTGGAAAGAGACCTAAGTACCCAATCAGCGGAAACCGCTAGCAAGCAACATTTGGAGAGTATAAAGAAGTTGGCTAAACTTGAGGCAGAGTGCCGCAGACTAAGAGCTACATCTCGGAAGGCATCCTCGGTGAATGATCACAAGTCCGCTGCTGCCTCTTCAATTTATGTTGAATCACTGACAGATAGCCAGTCAGACAGTGGGGAGCGGTTACTTGCAGTGGAGGCTGATAATCGCAAAATGAGTACATCAGAGCCGAATGAGTGTGAGCCAAGCTGTTCAGATTCTTGGGCATCAGCTTTAATAGCAGAGCTTGATCAATTCAAGAATGATAAGGCCATTGGTAGGAACCTCATGTCCTCTTCTGTAGAAATTGATCTCATGGATGATTTCCTTGAGATGGAGAGGCTTGCCGCCCTGCCAGAAACGGAGAGTACAAGCCATGGCCTTGAGTCGGGAGCTATTTCAGACCGTCAACTTGATGGAGATAGCACATTGAAGGCTGAGCTTGAAGCAATGATTCAGAGGACGGCTGACTTGGAAGAGAAGTTAGAGACGATGGAAGCAGAGAAAGAGGAGCTCAATGTAGCTTTGGCCGAGAGTCAAAGTCGACTTGAGATATCACAAGGTCAACTAAGGGAAGCTGAGGAGAAGTTGGTGGAGCTGCAAAGGCGGCTAGATCTAGCCAAGGAATTGAAGCAAGCTTCTGAGATAGAAGCAGATGTTGCCAAtgcaaagagagaagaagtggagaCACAGCTTGTAAGTGTAGATGCAGAGGTCTGTACTTTGCGTGCAAAGGTAGATTCATTAGAAGCAGAGCTTGAGAAGGAGCATGCTTTGTCGTCTGACCTTAAAGCTAAATGTCAGAAATCGGAGGATGAGCTATCAAGAAATAGACGTGAAGCTGAGCTACGGCGAACCACGAGTTCCAATGGCAACTTCAAGATAAAGCAG GAGAAAGAGCTGGCTGTAGCAGCAGGAAAGCTAGCAGAGTGTCAGAAAACCATTGCGTCTCTCGGACAACAGTTGAAATCACTAGCTACGCTGGAAGACTTCCTTATTGACTAG